CTTTTAAATGTAACCATGGTCACGACGCCTTCCTTGTTCCatcactgtaagaaaaaaataagcagTAAAacgggagtaattgcagcttctggTCCCCtacattgcaattactccccattttagtcccctactttgcaattactccctattttagtcccctaaccccgaaatttagtccccaggactgcaaatagtcactgaacttcgcaaatgatcGCCAGAATGCAACAGACTACGTAAATACGTGTTCtccgtgaatttgatggaataaggctGCGTAACttagccaacttagcaattttccatccacacagaggaaaaaatagTTAGAGGTTCTTTCTATGCGAAATTGTGCGCTATGCGTGTCGCAAGATTGTATGTAACtggacatatcacggttgacagtttaattcaaagtaccttcattcatgcacacgaattatgtacctagGACtattagaacagagcgtgaatgaggtccccactctgtgacatttatTTAGTGCCGTGCAGTTACTCCCCGAACTGACAATttctttgtggcaatgcatttattcCCTAAAAGGattaaaattactcctttttttttcttagagtgcatgaGGCCATCTGACATAGAACTAAGTTTCCATCTTGGCTTGCAGAGACTGGGAGCCGAGAATTCGACAGGTTTATCAACCTCTTAGGCGAGAAGGTCCGGCTCAAAGGATGGGACAAATACAGAGGAGGCCTCGATGTCAAAGGTGTGAATCATGTTCACGTTCATGTGACTTCTCTTTGTTAGCCAAGCACAGTTCTTATCAGTGGGTGTGTTTCTCACTAAGGTGATATGACGGGTAGACACTCGATGTAcacaatatacgagggtcatgaGATTATCTTCCACGTGTCCACATTGTTGCCATACTCCAAAGATAACAAGCAACAGGTGAGCATTTTTAATTTATTTGGCCTCTCGTTGCCCTTGTGTAACTCTTATTTCTTCTTCTGGTTCAGGTTGAAAGGAAGCGGCATATAGGAAACGACATTGTGAATATTATTTTTCTAAACGGAAGCTATGAGGATCACTGCAACTTCAAGCCATCTATGATCAAGTCTCAGTTCACTCGTATCCTTTTCTGACCATGTTATTTTCGTTTATCTTATTCAGAGCTGTACATAACATGAACGCGATGAACAAAATATGTAATATCTTTAGCTGCAGAAAGAACTGGAACTGTAGCTGTGGTCCTCGAGGCGAAACCGAAGTTTATAATGCTCTAcacatatttttattcgcgatgttttaattttcgcgaatttcgtgACCGCTAAAAGATCGCGAAAAATTGTGCTCGCGAATACAGCCTAGCGATTCTCCCGCGAAATAAAACAGGCTCTGGAATCGTGAAATTAgatactcgcgaataacttcgcaaataataactgaatgcgcgattcgcgaaaattaatacatcgcgaataaaaataagtTTACAGTAAGTTACAGTCATTTTAACGCCGAAGCGAATAGTTGTGTGTCCGAACCGGATACACATTAAGCACATGTACGGACATATATGTAAAGTGCGAGTGTTTTTATGCACATGGCACTCGCAGCCGTGCCCCAGTTATGCTCATCTCCGCTGCAATGTTTCCATTGTTGTTTTTGCCTTGACCGGTTCGAAGATATTTTCGCCGTAATATCCTACATCCGGGAAGAGGATGCGTACAGGTAGGAAGGGTAGCACGTTGCATGAGGTCCACATTCCAAATGAGCGATCTTTTACAGACTTTCTGTCTTCTCTGAGGAATCCGTTCCGCTTTTTGGTCCAACCTTGCCTTGTCCTCCGGTGTTCCACAACCACCAGGAGTTCAGGGAGTTCCTTCTCGTCAAGCGTAAGTACCTCTCGTAACCAATTGGCATTTAGTTGCACTAATGAATCAGACGTAACCTGAAGGAACTGTTTAAGCCTTTTCGCGTACAAGGTGTGCTACACGTACGCAGGGTGCAATTTCAGCGTGATTGTTGAATTTGCTAATGGATATGTGGTTCACGGCGAATAATTGGACCTCTGTATGCAACAAGGGGATACGTCCAAAAATCCcgaaccgagaaaaggggcctgatctcattgtccgtcccattgacacacatgcatttcccgtttcttaccctccggtagcgggccaataaattgctatatttttctttggcagatacatactggtatgtagatggcattgcagcaaaaatagtaaaaagagtATGAGTCGACCTACCCCCTTATTgtatacagaggttcaattaacCTTGGACCATGATGACCATTTTAGAAGAGGAACTACGAGGAACGGTCCTATGCAATGCCCGGATCTTGTGATAAGATGAGATAAGTTTAACTGGGTTATGGTGTATTGGAGCTGGTCCTGATGAGACAAACTCAATACCGCATCATTCAttatttttgtgtgtgattTTCTAGAATCTCTGAATAGGGCATCCTATAGAGTGACCACGCTTGCTAGCTTCTGATACGTTACCAACGTTAAGATTAAAAGCCTTTTAACGTCATCATGCCTTAGAAATGAAGTTCGGAATTACCGCACACTTTTACTCTGACGTGCCGCGCTTTGCACAGAATTCATCGCGAAGGCCTCAGAGATTACCTTAGACATAGAttaggaagaaaaaaagtgtaaaCGTTGTAACTTTCACCAGCCAAGCGAAGCCAGCAGCGAAGGCCTCAGCTGCCTAAATAGTACATAGACTGCCCGAAACGCTCCTACTTCAGTTCAATTCATACGCGCTTAGTGTACGTAGCCACTTCACATTTTCATGAAAACTGCAAAGAAATGCTGAACTCTCGAATGTTCACTTTCAAACACTCGCCAATCCTACCTCGAAATTGGATTTCGGTCCCCCTCGCCTTCCAAAACGCCGGAAACCGCGATCTGCTTCTAAATATCCAAGAAAAAGAACTTCCCTCTTCTATAGAGTAACggagagattttttttttccttcttgttAGAAAAATAATATATAGAAACGGTGTTGTGGTTTCTCTTCTATCTTCACcgtctcttctttctttcttttggtcGCCTAATCGTCTCGTCGAGTGCATTTTCTCCGGCAAATGACGTTTTCTCGGGATTCAATACCATAAAGTCCATTAGTGACACATTAGTTTTATTACTTTTTGCGTATTCCTTTTCTTTTAACTGGGCACGTGGCAGTCgtagtgtcttttttttttttttttcttaatgacTCCCACTCGCGATAGAAATTTGTGTTTTAGAAAATGAGAACTAAGCACTCGAAAAATGTTACAAGCCATTTGCGTCCTAAGGGACGATAAGCCGAGTGATTTTGGGACTTGAGTCTTTCGAGGTGGATTAGCGCGCAAATGGAAAATACCACAACGTCAAGTAAGTACTGTAACGAGGTcatctaaaaattaaaaagaaacaacgGAATAATGTCGTTCTTTCCATTTGGCTGATGCTTATATACGTAACTTACGGGCACATGCGAACGCTTTTATCTGAATTCCTCTACCGGTGCAGCCAGATGCTAGACCAAGCAAAAACATTATTTTGATCAACAAAGCTTGTCTAACAAaattttgatgatgatgttgatgatgattggtGTGTTCCATCGCCACAGGTGATACTTTACTCCATTACCAGACGTGAATGTTAGAGCTTCGTTAAAGGGACACTCAATTGCAAAGATCCTCATCGCGCGATGCCGTTCAGCAATACAGGAGGAACATTCGTCGGTTCGTTGGTTATactgggtgtttgctctaacgtgtccagaaattttatttaaagcgagcgataaaagagaaacgagcgctacttttcagctacttgactaagaaacaggtgctactagtgaagcagtacctgtttcttactgaagtagcagaaaagtaccacttgcttttcttttatcactCGCTTTACCtgtaatttctggacacgttagagcaaacaccctgtataagtgtgCGAAAGAGGCCGCAATCTACGCCTTTCCTGTTCTCTCTTACTCGAGAGGCGCGacaatgggcgcgttaagttgGTGCTTCGTGAACGTTCCCTCTTTCCCGGGATCTAAAGTAACTTCCGGTGtacgttcccgggtgcaccctgcgcgccccttgtatcatgctagGGAAAAGCGGTACCGCTTTTGGCTCTATATGTGGCGCGCACGCGCATGCTCCCCTGCTTCCGGATGGGCTCAAAAAAGCACCGTTAAGTGGAGACACCAAGGGTACGTTCCCATGAGAACCCGGGAAAGAGCGCTCAAGAGCCTGTTTAACGCGCCCAATACAGTGCGGCCTcccattggattggattggattggattggattggattgcatATCTGCAAACGATTTCCCGTGATGATAGGATACCCTACCCGAACCGCTGTGTCGCGCATCTCGagaaggaaagaaggaaagcgtGAAATTGTGGTTCCCTTCGTTCCCTTCGGCTTTGATCACTAATGACGCGACGGATGAATCTCCCTTTTGCATTGCTGTCAAAGTAACGGCATATTTTGTTCAGCGGAAATAAATTTTTGCacttcagtgctcctttaacaccTCTACGATGTAGACggccctctgtttacaaacatgtgacgtcacgagaagatcggttcgaggttatattttcctgtggtgggcaagaagcgggaagaaCGCGTCGTCTGATAAGGGTGCTAGGCGATACTGATAGGTCATATTagcgcggcggcgttacgtaatcgatgacgtagggacTCAGGTCGTCTGTAGACGAGCCTCTGTTTACGaatatgtgacgtcacgagaaggcTGCTGCGAGGTTATATTTTCCTGTGGtaggcaagaagcgggaaaaaaccCTCGgttgataggctgataaagctgatagtgcccaccggcatgctttgcgcggcggccttacgtaatcaatgacgttaTGCCTCAAGTCGTCTGTACCTTAAAAATAGGAGTCGCTAAATGTCGCCGTgatgtcttctttttttctctttcttctaaTACTGCCTTTTACATTTACTTCTTACTTATTTACTTCTTGCTTACTTCTTTACTTCTTTACTTCTTGCTTACTTCTTACTTATTTACGTCTtacttctcttttcttctttctaataaTAGTACTTTTTACATCATAGATGTCCTTCGGTCCACTGAGACCAAAAAACCAAAATCGTTGAAAGCCAAATGAAATTTTTCCTCAGTTGTTTGCTTTCATTGATTGTGGGCGTTAGAAGCTTACGTGTTTGCGTCGCCCGTGTATGAAGCCTGCCTGGGCTAATTCATGTTGTTTTCGTTGTGGAAAGCCGTTTAAATATTGAACCTATCACATTGCTCGCTCATTCCAGAAGAGACCACCTACCCCCATCCGTTTCAAGGTTGCTCGACAAACAACACGTCGTTTCGTTTATTCATTCTGAGctcgttttttctctctctctctctggaaaCTTCATTCAGAAAAAATACGCGGACAGGCTGACGAAAACACCGCTGCAGAATACTTCGCAAAGCGCATGTCGTAGAGGTTCTTTTTCTCTCCCAGTATCCATTGAAGGAGGGGCCACCGAATAACGGAACAACGACGGCGGTTAATTAACCCCGGAAATTAACTTGATTAACTTCGCTGCCTTCATTTGAGAGCTAGATGCTGCGCTTTATTTCTAACGAGATGCTCATTAGATACGTCGCTAATCTATCTTTACAGTCATCAACGGCGAGAAAGCTGCCTTCAACACACCCATATTTGCCCAAAAGAGAGAAAGGACTTTGGACATGCTCATAAAGGACCTCTACAATGAGCACATGGCTGACAGTAGAGGGGTAAGGAagactttttctctttttctctttctctctcacgTGTGTTGGAAAGCTTAACACTCGGTATACCTCGCAGACGATGCTCAATCGCCGGGCGTTCAGCGACGTTCTACCTGAGACACCACGAGGTTCTCGGAGGAAAGAAGAGGCGAGGCAGGTGGAATTCGTCCGCATTGGACAGGTGGGATTACGCCTAAAACATCTAACACCTGAACAAAGAAGCGTTCGTTATAGCCCAGCACTAATAGTAATGTGAAAACTGAGTCGAATACGAAGTGAATAGTTGCATAAGCTGTCGGGACTCGATAACAAACAAGGAAACCCGCGCCTGATAAGCTGGCGCTGCAGGGAAGGGCAGCGACGGTTTTGATGTTCGAGAGCAGAAAGGTGGGGTGTTTGCGTTCCTGCGAAAGGGATATAAGCGTACTGCACATCTGGGAAGGgactctcttttcttttttattcttcactttttctcttttcttttttttttctgttttgtcaaGTTGAAGGAAAGACTGACGAGAGCTGAGCTTTAAATAATAACCTGAATAAACTTTGTTTTTGTGCACTTGCCTTAGAGGGTTGTAGTGAGACGTTTTCACTCAACCGGCTCGCGAACGATTTCGAAGAGGGCCAATGCGACGAGGGTGTGACACTGAGTAGGATCTTCTGATTGGGCACCGGCAGAACCGTTCGCGGTTTTAGTTTTATACTACAGCGTAATAGTTTTATAGCTCAGCTATACATATAGCTCATATATACTGAGCTATTTATATAGATATAGCTCAGTTTTATACTGCAGCATAagcgcaggcaagctggtgaaTAAATTATATtgttgaagaagcctgagcttgggctcTACAGGATGAACAACAGAGACACACATGGCGAGCTCccatgtttgtcgtttttccTAGTGCtcaagctcaggcttcttcaactGTTGAATTGTTTAATACCCACCCTCTCTACTGGCGTTATGGAATTTCTGAATGCAGCTTCAGAGGTATTCGAATATAGTATCTGGTGTTGATCGCTTCCATACCAGACTATAAAATTcaatacaaatatatacactaCAATTATTCACTTCGTTATTCGAAAGGTCCGTACGTTGACACATCCATTAATATTTAGAGGTATGCGCGGGTGCGGCTACATCCGCGAATCCGCGCGACGTCCGGGTGTGCGGATAAAAACCTAACGAGCCGTGAGATCCGCAAATAAGCATTAGTGTCCATCGCGGGATAACGCTCTCCTCAGCAGCCAGTGACATCGCGTGTGGGTCGGCGGTGACTGACTTTGGCTACTTTCGGAAcaataaggaatagcaagccgtcttTTATGGCTGCTTCTCCcgccaaaataaatagatccttCCAATTGGCGTCCATAATATTATACATCGCCACAACGTTATCCGCACTCGGCACTACGTATCTTAGTTTGTAATGAAGCATGATCATTTGAGTTGAGCTTCGTAACGTGCTTTATGTCACGTGCATCATTCTTGGGCAGATGTTGGGGTACAGTGGCTGTGCGCAGTGCACTAGGAAATGCCGAGTTTTGTAGCACTATTTTGCTGAGATAGGTAGAACGGTAGCTGGCCAAGAGACAGCGTGAAAAATTGTTGTCGAAGCCTTCGTCAACcgaagagcaaaaaaaaaaaaaagtttgctaTCAGGCGATTTCACTCATACATTCGGCTGTTGATATAGCCCCTTTATATAGATACGCTTAGGAAATAAGCGTCGTACTAGAAACACGTCCTAGAAAAGTGAagacaagaagacgaaaacacgcaGCTAACGCGCTATCAACAAAAGCGCTTTTAGCGGGCTGCAGCACCAACAAGATGCAGTCAGACAGtttaagttaggttaggtttaaATTAGGAGATAGGAGATAACGTATATATATTTTCGGCTTTTAAAAAAATtacgttttttttattaatgttTTCATTTACAATAATGCTCCTTCCTGTTCTCTTTCTCAATCGGTTTCGCTTGCCTAAACTTTTCTGGGTCGTTGCTTCGTTTTCCTGTTCCATTCCGCTTCATACTATCAATGTCTATATTCATTGAACTCTCGTCTCGGACTTTGCCATCTCTCCGCTTAATACTTCACGCCCGTGTGCAGCGATCTTAAAAGACCAAGAATTAAAAAAGCCACACGTGCTCCAAATCCATGTTCGTCCcggaacaaaatccttgcgaaGTGTAAGTCTATCCACATACGCTCCGCGTCTCCCAACCATTCTAAGCTATAGCAGAGAACCTTTATTTAAACGAATACACGGGCTGTAAGCTCGGCTCTTCGTGTGCCCCCTTCTTCTATCGTGTTCGGCATTGTGATCTGTTTCTCTCTTTTCGCGATAAAGTGCCCGTACTATTTGTTCTTGGAATGTGTTTGCTTAGAAAATCCGCTTTGGAGAAAGAGAACTTTCTTGTCCTTTATCTTTCTTACTACAGATTTCGAGCAGCAAGGCGGCAGTGTGTATGCTGGTCACGTCTGCTATCATATATGTGACATTCCGGCTGACACGATAGAGTGTTTTCATTTCGTGGTTTCCTGCATGTGCTGCGTATTGCATTTCGGCCTCTCTGCGCTCTTTGTCCGTTGGCATAATTGCACGCTTGTGACTTCGTTTTCATAGCGAACTTCGTGCCGAGTGTCTTTCCTGTAGGACCGTCAAAGAATATTCGATAGTATAATGCGTACGTGGATTTCCTGTTTGGAAGAAACCCTGCATTCTTGAACCGTGTACGAAAATTCGGACTGTTTTAAAGCGCAACGTGAGATGCCGTTCTTGCGTCAGTTCAACGTGCAAGTTCAATTCCCGCATGCAACGTTTCACGTTATAATGTTACAAAATAGAGTGGGTTTCCCTGCACTTCCGCTCCATTAGCAGAGAGCTGAAAAGAAGCCTATAGTTAAGGTTGAACATCAGACCACTTATTCAACGCTATATGTGTAGCGTTTATATCTATGGCGTCACTCGAAGGGagagcgccactgtcgctagcggAGTTGCCGCCGCGCATCCCTCATCGCATTCACCGTTCTTTCGAAACCAAACTTGGCTGGACGTACGTCATGGTGGCGGTCTCGCCTTTGCGAAGCTAGTGCCCTCTGGAGGGAACGACGCCACTGAACAAACCGCTTTGTAGTGGCGGCAGCGACACACATAATGGGAGGAGAATTAGGAAAACGACACGTAGTTTGTCTTGTCGGTCGGCCATGCAGAAACGGGATGGTTATCCCACTTACGTTTGCAAGGACGCTGTTGGTTCATGTTCAGAAGTgacggcgaaaaaaaaaaatatttgtgaTGCCTATCACGTGACCATGTGTGTCCATGAGCATGGTAttcaaaaaaaaattaatgtcTTCACTTGTGAGTTACGAACGTAATGAACGTAATGAGCCGCCGCAAAGTGcgacacgtacactcttaaaaatgaacttcaccgcatagcacgctcctagccaaccatcacctcgaatgatatcgttatctgccctgatttgttgaaaacggaaggcgtacgccttttctgtgacaattatgaacagcataagtgtcacagaaaaggcgtacgcctcccgtttccaacaaatcaggacagataacggtatcattcgaggtgatggttggctaggagcgtgcgatgcggtgaagttcatttttaagagtgtaggaacaaCGAGACACCAACTGGCATTGTGTCACCTGTAAAGGGTACTCTGCCACAGTATGCGTCTTCCTGcagtgaagcacgctttacttCTTCCATTATGACGCTGTATTTTGACGACTTTTTCACGTTCTCTCCACCGTGCTGTGGGAAACAGCAAGTTTTGGGGGAGCGATTAAAGGATGACTGTTTCTCAAACTCCTTTTCAGGCTCTGAAACTAGACACCATAGTAAAAGGAGATGCTCCTACCAGCTTAGCCACGACGAGTCTTTTCAAGCGTGAAGTAAGATGCCTTTTATGATGCCTTTCTCATTGTCGCCTCGTCGCTTGTTTCCCACTAATAAATCTACTATTTCCAGCCCTGGGAGCCTCAATGTTTCTATCCAGACTTTCCGTACGAAATTGTCTGCGGAGATTCTTGGGGTGCGTTTGTACTTCCGCCGTTTCACAAACATTACATTTCGCActtaatgttttttttattattatttgaaTTGTTAAATTGTTTTACTGTTCGCATTAATTATTTTATGTGTTTTACTCTGCCCGCCGCGCCTCACCTCACGTGATGCAGGTGACAACAAGCTGATCCTGGGAACAGAGTCGGGAACGTATCTGGTTGAAGAAGGTCTTGCCCACAGGCTAGTGCTGGACAAGACAGTTCCAGTGAGACAGATCAGCGTTGTTGAAGCTCACGGCATACTATTATTCAGGACAGACAGAGGTACGTGATCTGTCTGTACATCACAGATGGTGACGTGTTTCATTTCAACAGTGCGTTAACGATTCGCACGGTGTTTCCTTTCGATTTACAGGAAGAGACAGCAGAATACATGTATTCCGGCTAACTGACTTTGAAGGTGAAGCCAACAATGGCGTTCGAAACAGATCTGATCTCAGGGAGCATAAACTGGAGCGCACGAAAGGTATGTCAGGTCTATTTTAATTATGAGTTACCAGCCCGACCGagttttaccccccccccctttttttttaggcACGTGAGGTTACGTCACCTTGGCAAATTGTTCCGCATATACCTACCTTCCGCTTttatatgtaccgtaattcgcGTTTTCTATGATATTCCTGTCCGTTTGCAAAACAAAGGCTTCCTATTTTTAAAGACTATATGCGCGCGCTGACGATGTTGAAATAACTATCTCCTGGCTGAAGCATATGACTCCGAACTACTGTTCTGAGAGTCACTGCGCTCGAAATCGACATATTTCCATTTATTCGAACTTTCTCCTGATAGCTGGAAGTGAACCCGCACGTGCGTGGAGGAGCTAGCGGGAGAATCTCCCCATCGGCTCGCGTGACGTGCTCGCGAGGACGATCACGTGATCACTCTTCCACGCCACCTCCCCATGTATTCTCCTCAGCGTGACGCAAAAAATTCTGCTGCAAGACCAGTGGAACATCCCaacagtcatcatcatcatcatcaaaataaagttgtgaaGTTGTTGCAACAGGAGCGAACGTGACCAGGCGCAAAGGGAACGCCCACATGTCGTCACACTGACGTCGCGCATACGCCATTGTGCGCGCGAATTCCAAACCTCTTGCGGATTCCAGTTATTTATAATGCCGATAATAAATTGTAGCTCGAATTAGCGAAGTGACGGCGAAGAAGAATATTTGTGACCCTATCACGTGACCTAGAGAAAAGTGAGAAAGGGACTCGGCAAATCAAGGGAATCAACTACCCGCGTGAAGAAATATCAATGGATTTCATGCTTAGAGAGCAAATTCTCCCTTTAAGCACTTTCTGCTTTCACGAGTGCCTTCAATGTGAATTTTCTGTGTTTCCCCTGCTGCATATTCACTGGGCCCTCACGAATGTGCACAGGCTGTCACATCTATGGAATAAGCCGTCCCGGAGGCAGTCACCTTCGCATGGTCGTGGCCGTAGGCCGGAAGCTGCTGGTTTTGCAGTGGCGGCATTCGGCCGCTTGGACCACGTGGTGCGCCGCTTCCGACACGGACACGGTTGACGGTTTTCAGTTTGTTCGGGTAAATAGCAATTGATTGacttgatttgattttaagaaaatataaaatggagattttggcttcactagtgtgaagCCAATAGGGATAATAGCCATAGCAATAGCCAATAATAGCAAGAAGTATCCGCTGTTACGTCCGCATTTGGTGTGATTTAGCACCACGACCTACTGTAtcatagcgaccatgtcatatggaccccttcccagcgccgcatttggaggctagcggtggcgctgctcatcggcccggttattactttctcaatttctacgatactttgtacttcagcttaccttagcaTTTTACAAGCTGTGGTTGCCCCACGGGATATACTTCTTTCTAAagtttattatcatcatcattctacgcgttttcataagagctgttgttatcgtctgctacggtagccaTACGTCCTCATCCGCGTTCAAAACAACGAGGTAGAGATACATAGAGCGCGCAACCGCCCGGCGTTTACCTCTCGCACTCCTTCGTTCAAGGCAAAAACGGACGAAGAGTGAAccgaaggaccaatgaaacgcgagtGGGTTCAAGCGGCCGTGGGACGCGCACGctcgagccagtgcaactttttctgcGCTAAAGCAACCAGCTGAGTTCGCTATAAAGCCGGTTCCTTAAATCGCTGGCGGCATTACGGAACCAATGAACGCCACGGAAGTTCGAAGCGTACGCGCGGAAAGACTTACACCGCACGAGTCCCCAATGTCCGCCATTTGCGAACAAGGCAAGGTGAGGCCAACATGGCGCCATCCAGTGTGGCTTCAAATTTGGATGCCGGTTTATTTCTctatttccctctctctctctctctctctctctctctctctctctctctctctcattggttcaaaattcaaatttccattgtccaatcacgatgtagatctcgcgcGGCCGATGTGCAGCGATCCTATAGCGGACCGTGTGGACGGGCTCTTgacataggggttgccgattatgacgtggtcgctataatctagtagattGTGGTTTTGCACTGACAAATATCGTTTCTGTGTACGCTAGGAGATAATGGTTGCGGAAGCTCCGGTGGTCGTGACCCTCGTGGACAGCCCTTCTGCCTGCGGCGACAACCACATCTGTGTGGGATACCGGCATCAATTCGACCTCGTTAACGAGAAGACTGGCGAATCGAGTAGGCTGCACGCTGTCGATGCCGCCAAAGTGCATCTCGTGGCGGCGGTCGATATCTACGAAGACGACGAGGCAGAGCTTCTCCTATGCTACAATCGTACGCTATACACTACCGCCTCTATTTACATGTGCATGAACGAAAAATTGACATTTACGCGGCACACATACTACACATACAGGGACTGATTCAGTATAATACCCTTTGGGGAATAAAGGCCTTTCCGATAAATGACCTTTGACAACCCTGTCAGACGACAGCATAAAAGACCTTTTTTAAAATCTCCCTTTACGCCCAACGGAGCTCCCCAGCGGCGCTCCCCAACGGCGCTCCCCAACGGCCTTTACGATTCAAACCGGAGTACTCTCGACAACAGCACCCGACCACATGGCTTCTCACAACGCTCAAgtgcgctcatagccacagttgcttcgcgatgctAACACGCAACAACGCTCAAGTGAAATATGAAAGAAACATTTAAACGTGACAAAAGGAGTCCGGATCTAAATTATAACCACGGTGGCAAGGTTCTGGTAAGATGACAACTGTAGTGCGGGAGGCACAGAAGGAAACAATGAACTAGATGGCGTCAGAAGCCGGCAACAAGGTGCTCCTTAACGGCTCGTCTGAGAGGAGCTACTCCATAGAGGTCATTTCAAATTGGAACGGCCTTTGATGTTAACTATCATTTAGAATACCGTCTGAGAGGTGCATTAGACGTGTTTTCCGACAGCGTCCCCTTTCAGTTTGCCTAccttaaccccccccccccccttccctgcAATCTGAAATAAGCAAgcaagtgacatttaacatggttCGTAACCCCGTTTCATTCATGAGGCAGACGTATGGGCCCGGCCTGATCTCTTTGTGTGACTTCAGCGAACCTATGAGCAGTCGTAAGCTCCCGTTGGCTACTAAAAATTCGTCTGCCACTGCTACGGCGCTTCGGCCGAGCCGGGCAAAGTCACGGGTCATCTGATTGGCCCTCGCGTCGGGACCGTGAACGTCACGAAGTGACGTGCGCTTCTCTCGTTCACCTGCACACTCTTTGAAAGATTGGAGGGTTTCTAGAGGGTGTGTAGGTCAGAGGCATCTCTCACGCGCTGCA
This genomic stretch from Ornithodoros turicata isolate Travis chromosome 9, ASM3712646v1, whole genome shotgun sequence harbors:
- the LOC135368686 gene encoding GTPase-activating Rap/Ran-GAP domain-like protein 3 isoform X6 — protein: MENRTHSIASEISLMPLQILLKALYCSSSTDLAARRGVFSRRHYGSVEMLASCDGDSENIVRRFRVETGERSDKEECPVNRLSRVPTEEALKLFGSPSTPVLENPEYQTRWYFKYFLGKLHQNYVGADCEKTPFFLSVVLTDSNTQGLQQYRAILWKKTGAQKICLSHTPSKPLTVKSILSNFETLDRLEKGPKEIFSPDIQKDLLLLEEQEGSVNFKFGILYAEAGQATDDEMFSNETGSREFDRFINLLGEKVRLKGWDKYRGGLDVKGDMTGRHSMYTIYEGHEIIFHVSTLLPYSKDNKQQVERKRHIGNDIVNIIFLNGSYEDHCNFKPSMIKSQFTHIFAVISYIREEDAYRLSVFSEESVPLFGPTLPCPPVFHNHQEFREFLLVKLINGEKAAFNTPIFAQKRERTLDMLIKDLYNEHMADSRGTMLNRRAFSDVLPETPRGSRRKEEARQVEFVRIGQALKLDTIVKGDAPTSLATTSLFKREPWEPQCFYPDFPYEIVCGDSWGDNKLILGTESGTYLVEEGLAHRLVLDKTVPVRQISVVEAHGILLFRTDRGRDSRIHVFRLTDFEGEANNGVRNRSDLREHKLERTKGCHIYGISRPGGSHLRMVVAVGRKLLVLQWRHSAAWTTWCAASDTDTVDGFQFVREIMVAEAPVVVTLVDSPSACGDNHICVGYRHQFDLVNEKTGESSRLHAVDAAKVHLVAAVDIYEDDEAELLLCYNHTTHFQKLSDENTTEFDFQWNAIPENIVCVFPYIMAFTYDSIEIRLIINGNLVHNMVMPKLKLITSKSDIFFVSTAPEFFQVRKERVKEDRMERDPSVSPPSSPHSTGSTGSNDGAKPLRIYRISFSCLTGNSPCERRVPTPSLPSPQPLLTAPSFGSAFLSPGFQEGSRLRPDPRPSRSATASPVPQAPLLLPSCRSASPKRGGLHKDHTHSASSDSGLGKSVGSSPPPSPHNNL